The genomic interval CTTTTGGACATCTCCGACGAGAACAACCAGTCTAGCCACCAGGCGCCGTCTCGCCAATACTTCcgggaagccaaggccatgtcAACTACTCCAGCGGACGCGAAGGAGACTCCGAATGCCTTCATCTTTGTGATCGACGTTCCGGGGCTGAAGCCGGACCAGATCAAAGTTCAGCTGGAAGATGAAAACGTCTTGGTGGTGAGTGGcgagaggaagagggagaaGGAGAGGGACCAGGGAGTGAAGTACCTGAGGATGGAGAGGAGGCTCGGCAAGTATCTCAAGAAGTTTGTGCTGCCGGAAAATGCTGAAACAGACAAGATCAGTGCCGAGTGTCAGGATGGGGTCTTGACTGTGGTGGTGGATAAAAAACCGCCACCGGAGCCGAAGAAGCGCAAGAcaattgaggtgagggttgtCAGCACCCAAGAAGGTCAAGGTGGCCAGTTGGGCCAAGAAGGTCAAAGTGCAGATTAAGGAGGTCTAGGTGGTTTCCAAGGCGGCGAGGGCGGCGGACAGAAACCGTAAGGCCAGCAGGGCAATAGCCCCTAGATTACATTTTGCAAGGAAGGTCTGCGGGTTTTGCACTGTTCGTAACATCGTATGCCTTGGTTGTATCTCGGTCATTTTGCGTTCATTTTTGGCTTTTTGGTTTCAAGTCTATCCTTTCCTATCCATATaaggaataagaaagaaacatGTAAAAAAGCTAGGTCGATCTCTAGTCTTAGTCCTGTGTTTCGCTGTATAAACATCCTTCATATACTTTAGTATGAATCTAGCCTTATATGCAAGTGTGTAATCTTATTTGTAAGTAACTTGTGAAAAGAAGCCATGTATCCTTATTAGTTATTTGTAACCTTCGTGTGTACATTGAAGTGTCACCAAGAAATGATCCGATAGTGTTTGCTTAATATGAATCCCTGAAAACAATATATTGGCGGTGGTTGGTGGCTGGTGGCGGAGGTAGGGCTTTTAGCTTCCACCTACAGGCCAAGTTGGTGATTTCTTGTCATGAGCCCAAATCAAATGTATTGGGCCGTTCATCTTCTAACCCGGTCCAGTTACTCTATTCTCCAACTTCCCGTAGCTTCTCGACGGTAATGGAAGATTGGAACTTTGGAAGAAGTAAAGACGAAACTACTAGAACATCCTCTTTCCTCCTTCCACGTGTATCCAGAACTTTCCATAAGCCCCTATACCGCCATGAACACCACCGCACTCCACCCTATAAAACCCCACAGCCACTGCTCCCACTCATCAACacagaaaattcaaaatcccAAAGCACCCAAATCTAGAAGAAGCTTTCGAAATCAAACATTCCCGCATCCACCAAGAGAAGAATGGACTTCAGAATCATGGGTCTGGACGCTCCGATCATCACTGCCCTGCAGCACCTGGCGGAACTCCCGGAGGAGACCGAGAAGTCGACATTCAATGCTCCGACCAGGACATACGTCCGTGACGCCAAGGCCATGGCTTCCACTCCGGCAGACGTGAAGGAGTACCCGAATTCCTATGTGTTCGTGATCGACATGCCGGGGCTCAAGTCGGGGGACATCAAGGTGCAGGTGGAGGATGACAATGTGCTTCTGATCAGCGGcgagaggaagagggaggaTGAGAAGGAGGGGGCCAAGTATGTGAGGATGGAGAGGAGGGTTGGTAAGTTTATGAGGAAGTTTGTGCTGCCTGAGAATGCTAATGTCGAGGCCATTTCTGCTGTTTGCCAAGATGGGGTTCTGACTGTCACTGTGGAGAAGCTGCCCCCGCCTCAGCCGAAGAAGCCCAAGACCATCGAGGTCAAGATTGCCTAGGATTGTGCGCGCCATGTCAATGTGGGTTGCTTTCTGAATAATTACAGTGATGTTGGTATGAAGTGTTTGGTGCTGGTCTGTTTCTCGATATCGATTTTAGTTCTGGTGTTTTAGGTTTGTGGCTTTGTTGCTACCGTTTTCCAATCGGATATGTGTTTATGTATGGTTTTATCTATGAAGCAATGAATTAGCAGTTTCATCAtcttttctccttctcttAGTGTAATCCTATGAACAATTTACCACAATGAGTAACACAGAATAAGACGAGCATAGCATAAACTGGCTATGATTTGCAATCTACTTAAACAACAATTTCACATTtccttgttaaattgaagtggaCAGTACAAGTGTTTAGAATGGAAGAGAAAACTGGTGCTGaatgaaattaaacaagaaattAGAGAACAAGGTTTCTGTTTTCATCCGCAACAACTACAAGTTGGCCTATTCAACATTGCATGCGACCAAATTTTAAACAAATTGGTAGTGGGTGGTACAACAATTCTCTTCCTCGCGTGCTGTTTTCTGTGAGTGTTCTTTGCATATGTCAAATCAGGTTCCTCTGATTGATAAGATCCTtttctcacaaacaaagcaaTGAAGAAGCCTTCTTTGTCCTGCACGGGATCAGTTCGAAGCAAGCGTTCAGCTGCAAGGCAACAAATGCAGAAAGATTGAGAATTTGGACATCtgattgatttcatgggaatTGAGAATGTGAAGCTTAAGAAGCAGTGCTTACCACCCTTGAAAACTGGAAGACCACGGCGGTGCCATTTGGGAAAGGCTGTTTCAAGTTCAAAACCATAAGACTCGGCAAGAGGTAGAACTGAATTGACTACATCTTCATTTTCAATTTGGTTGACAGAGCATGTGCTGTAAACAATTCTTTCTACTTCTGGAAAAGATAAGGCATGAACCAGAGCCTTTTTCTGAAAAGCCGCAAGCTTGTTCAGTCTTTCAGTCTCTGTGAAGTCAGCAGAGTGATCGGGAGCAGAGGAAGGAAGCAAATGATCTAATCTTGCTGAAGCTGTCCCGGAACCAGAGCAGGAAGGATCCAAAAGAATAGCGCGAACCTGCAACAATGAATGTATAGGTGAGTATCCCAATATCACAAGatctcgcatcaaaagcctgtAAGTGAACAAGATTTCATGGTAGTTGCAACAAGCAATAATATTATCCCACAGATTGATCAAAACCATATGTACTAGAAGCCATGCAGATCTGAACTAAAACTCGTGTAAAAACAGACAACATATGTCTCACCTTGGAATATGCAGGATCCTCAGGGTTCAACTGTAAGAAATCTCCATGCAGAACCTTTATATCTATATTCCAGGTTAAGTCAAGTGTCTACTCAATTTTTCGTACGAAGGTGATAATAGAAGAGTATAAAAAGGACCATAAGATAGTCTGACATATGAATTCGGAATAATCTGAAAGCCTACCCTCAATGACTACTATTTCAAAAAGCAATACGAGAATGAGCAGGTAATAAATGACAAGAAGGTTTGACGGATACTAGAAGCACCCGAGAGTCTGACGGTCTCTTTTAATCTTTTAACCCTCTCTTCATTGAGCTCACATGCTATtatttttccttcacttcCCATAAGAGCTGCTAGGTGGACAGTTTTGTTTCCTGGAGCTGAGCATGCATCAAGAACCTGCAAGAAGATACTAGTGTCAAATTCTGCAACCAAAACATAGAACAGAAACAACAATGTCAGGCAACAGGTAAGCCACAAACATAGTGAGGTAGATAGTCAACCCACCTCCCACCCTGGTTTTGGAGCAAGCGCTGCTGCAACCATAGAGCTTGCCTTTCCCTGTGACAAAATGATCAAAATAAGCTCAACTATATCAAAGATATTCGTAGACTTTTGTAGCAGTAAAGACAAAAATATTCAACATCAAAACCACAGAGATGAACAACAGCCATGATGAAATGAAGAACACTAAATATTCTTACTTGCATGAAGACACTGCCGTTGACAATTAGAGGATGGTCATGCAAGTCACTACCAGGTGGAAGAATCAACAAGTTTGAAACCAGATCATCCTTTTGAACCTATGtaacaaagaaaatgagaaagaaCATGATGCAAGAAAGGTTAAAAGTTTAACACATGAGATTGAATACAACACATTAATTTATCATCAGTTGGCAATGATTGACAGGATACTTCACTAGTTAAGGTCAAGCATGTCTACTTCAGCAGAATAACAAAGAAAAGTTAAAGTAGGCAACATATTAGAATTTGGGAGATAAGTCTGAAGTTGAAAGAGATGCTTGAAAGCTCATTGTTTTTTGCCTCTCCACCACAACATTTCTTTATGTACTCtagaaaattacattcaaGCAAAAGGTTCAAACAAAAAAGTTAAGAAATACCTTGTATTGTTTCTGTAACTCAAGCAAGGCCGTATCGACATCGATTTTCAGAGTATTAACACGAACATACCGAGGTTTTGAAATCTCTGCAACAATAATTAGCAACAGGATCAAAATCACCAATCAACTCATATCCTAAAAGTTAAAACTTCAAACATGGTAAACCAATAAGTCTTGACAACTGGAAATTCCTAAATTTAACTAATTCATTCCACTCTAGCAGATTTATAAGTGAAAAGCACGATAAACAAGAACATGAACACCAACCAGGTGTCTGATCAAGAGCTATCAACTCTTCAACGCTCTTCACTTTTTTCTTCACTAAAAGGCGATCTAGAGCTGCCTGCAGAGCCCCTTTCCGTAGCAAGAGAAATCTCTCCGCATCACCAGTTGATGAAGTCACCTATAAAATTCATAGTTCATTTACTAAcataagagaaaaaaaaaagaaaaaaaaaagaaagctgcagtggcaagcaaatatgaagaaaattaaaCATTATCAACTTCTATGAACTCTCATGAATTGAACTTTAAAAGCAAATCAAGCTCAAGCTTAGCAGCATTCAATTACCTGACCAAAAAGAATATCATAGGTGACAATGTACACCAACTCATCTTGCTTCTGCAGAACCACAACTAAAATGCTGAGTAAATTTACCACTTTTAGCTAAAATAAACATCAACGGGATTGTGAATATGAATGAAACAGAACAGTACCCTCCACTTGCTATTGAGAACATCTGCAGCCTTCAACACCTGTTTGATTATCTTAAGatctgaaaacaaattacAATCACTTTTCTTCGCAGCAAAAACtaaatacaaaatttcatatgaACTTGTTTCCTCTTTTAACTTACGCTTTAGGGTTTCGCAGACCACAGCAAAAGTTCCCTTCTTGTTTCTCACCGAGGGACTGTAAACTAGCGACTTGATAGAGCCCACGGAGCGGCGCCGCGAGTCGCCTTGCAGAACTTGCTTCAAAACCTTCGCCGCCTCTCTCCTGGCGAACAGCGCCGACCTCTCCATGTTTATACGGCGCCGTGTTTCCGTCGACGGCGGCGTCGCGGCTACTCTCGTGCGCGCCATCCAAGTCGCAGGAGGTGCCGAGGTTGTTTAAGGCTGCTTTTTAAACTACGTCGTTTTAGGTTTTAAATAAAACGCTGCGTTTTAATGCGCCTAAaccctagagagagagagagagagagagagagagagagagagagaagaatagGGCCAACTGTGAAGGAGGGCCGAGAAGAAGAGGCTGAGATGAAACGGGGGAGGAGGTCCGGCGGCGGAGGACGGCGGAGCTCGTCGGTCTTCGATTGGAGGAAGTTCCGCGCTCGTCTCGAGGCCTCGATCGAGTTGGACCACCGCTCCTTCGTCGACGAAATCGTGGACCATCTCCGCGGCGGTTACGACGACTACGCGCGGTTCAAGCGTACAGATTTCTGATAGAGTTTTTAATTTCTCTTCTTGGTATCTGCTTATCTAGAACTATCTGTCTAGAAATATCTATGACATATTTCCCTATGTTATTAATTAGGTTGTGGTAATCTATGAGTCATAATCTAGAATGTGTATCTAGTCCATATAAGAATGACCATTTACTGTAATCTATTCTCAGGTAATGAACTATTCAGCTTATTAAGCTTTGGAGGCCAGATACCCTCAAAGTGATCCCTACCTTTCTTCCCTCATATTACCCTTCTGCCCTATTAATCTTCCAACTGATAGAACTTGGTTCCAtcaagttggtatcagagcaccGACCTGGTGTATGCCCCTGACGCGAAAACAGAAAGAGCAGTTAGGcatatttgatttgaagagCTATTCAATGGCTCCAAATCAGTCCTCTGTCAATGAGAGCCAATTGGAATCAAGGATCGAGGCAAGGCTTGCTGCCCAATTTGATCAGAAGTTCGACCAGCTCAAGGCGTTCCTCCAAGAATCTATTACCCAAGCTTTTGATAGAAACCGACATGATTGAAGCTCGGGTTCCATGGCAAACAACACCAACTCAAATCAGGGAGAGCAGCGGTTTCATGGTGGAAATATGGGTCATCCACATATGAAGGTGGATTTCCCTCGGTGGGAAGGAGGAGACCCTACAGGTTGGATTTCTAGAGTTgagaagtattttcgattccaTCGAACTCCAGATGCCATAAAGGTTGAGATAGCTTCAATTAATCTTGATGGTGAGGCCATTCAATGGTACGACTGGTTTGAATCAAGTCATGGAGTCCCTACTTGGAACGAGTTCGTCGAAGGGTTGCTTGCAAGGTTTGGACCGTCAGAGTATGAGAATGTGGACGGTGAGCTCACAAAGcttcaacaaacaacaaccgtGGTGGAATTTCAGAGTCGATTTGAACGGTTGTCTAATAGAGCTCGTGACTGGACTGAACGCCAATTGGTGGGGACTTTCATTGAAGGACTTCGACCAGACATTCGGCGAGAGGTAAAGGCACATAAACCCTGAACTATGTCTGCTGCAATTTCTTTTGCTCAAATGCAGGAAGAGAGGCTCAATGAAGAGAATCGTCGACAGTACAAGAGTTTCCATAAGTCTAACCCTGAATATGGGGATACTTGAGTCCGAAATCCGCCAAAAAAGTTTATTGAACAAGAGTTAAAGGAGAGGACAGCCAAGGGCATATGTTGGTACTGTGATGAAAAGTGGAAGCGAGGCCATCAGTGCAAACAAAAGCGTATCCTGATGATTGAACCAGCAAGAACggttgaagaagatgaagactcaGAGGAGGAATGTGATGCTCAAGCAGTAAGAGACGCCAATACAGATGACGATGATCAAAGTCCCATTGATGTTCATGCCTTGGCTGGTTATGCAAATCCGCAGACCTTGCGTATTGAAGGATATATAAAGAAGCAGCTGGTGACTATACTCATTGACACAGGTAGCACTGACAATTTCCTTGACGCAAAGTTGGCTAAGCGTTTAGCATGTTCAGTAAATGAGTGCAAACCGTTCAAAGTCAAGGTTGCTGATGGACGACCGGTGGTTGGAACTGGAAAATGCCCAAATCTGGAGATCACTATGCAAGGTCAGAAAATTGCTGCTCCTTTCCTATTGTTACCATTAGATGGATATGATGTGGTCCTTGGTGTACGGTGGTTGCGGACACTTGATGATATAGTCATGAATTTTGCTAAACTTTACATGAAATTCACCCTCAATGGGAAAAAGTATTTTATTCAAGGAAAAGATGCATGTGAGGTGTCAATGGTTAGCTCTCCCCAAATGGAACGCCTTCTCGAGAAAGAGCCTGAAGTATTTTTAGCTCAGTTACGGAGCATGAGTACGCAGTCTGCAGAAACTCAATCATGGAGCATGAGTCCTCAGAACGCAGAAACTCATTCCCCCGAGTTGGAGGACCTTTTGTCAGAATTCTCAATTGTATTTGAAGCACCTAAAGGACTCCCTCCCAAGCGCACACATGATCATCGAATACCTCTGTTACCAGGGAGCAAACCTACTAATGTCGGACCATACCGCTATCCGTACATCCAGAAAACTGAAATTGAGAAGATAGTGCAGGAAATGTTGGAGGCAGGAATCGTTCGCCCGAGTGTTAGCCCGTACTCTAGTCCAGTGTTATTGGTTCGCAAAAAGGATCAGTCTTGGAgattatgtgtggactaccgTGCGCTAAATAAAATTACAGTGAAAGATAAATATCTCATTCCGGTGGTGGAAGAGTTGCTGGACGAACTTGGGGGAGCTCAATACTTCTCCAAACTAGATCTTCGAGCCAGATACCATCAGATTCGGGTACATGAAGATGACATAGCAAAAACTGCATTTATGACTCATGACGGCCACTATGAGTTCCTAGTAATGCCGTTTGGTCTCACGAATGCCCCGTCCACTTTTCAGAGCCTGATGAATGATATTTTCAGGCAACATCTTCGTAAGTTCATTTTAGTATTCTTTGATGATATCCTAGTCTATAGTTCTTCATGGAATGATCATTTAAATCATCTTCGTACTGTTTTTACCCTTCTCCGTAAGCATTCCTTGTTTGTAAAGAAATCCAAATGCAGCTTTGGGTCATCGGAGGTGGAGTATCTTGGTCATATAGTATCCAAAGAAGGTGTAGCAGCGGACCCGTCAAAAATAAAAGTCATGGTGGATTGGCCGACTCCGAAGACAGTCCGTGCACTAAGGGGATTCCTTGGATTGACTGGTTATTATTGAAAATTTGTCAAAGACTACGGAAAGATCTGTGCTCCTTTAACTGTGTTGTTAAAGAAGGATTCATTCAAATGGAATTTGGAAGCTGAGAATgcctttgttaaattgaaggcAGCAATGACTACAGTTCCAATACTTGCCTTACCAGACTTTCGTAAAGTCTTTGTGTTGGAATGTGACGCCTCCGGTGTTGGAATCGATGCTGTCCTAATGTAAGAAGGTCGTCCATTGGCTTTTACTAGCAAAGCTCTTTCTCCATTACACCAGCAAATGTCCGTTTACGACAAGGAAATGATGGCAATAGTGTATGCTGTTACCAAGTGGCGGACTTACCTTATGGGAAGACATTTTAAGATCAAAACTGACCATAAAAGCATCAAGTACATTTTGGAGCAAAGAGTTTCTTCAATGGAACAACAACGTTGGGTATCAAAGATGATGGGATATGATTATGAAATCATTTACAAGAAAGGAGTGGAGAATGTGGTAGCAGATGCTTTATCACGATTACCGGAGCAAGCTGAACTTTTGGCAATCTCATCTCCTATTTTTACTGGAATTGATGACATTCGAAGGGAATGGAGGGAAGACAATGAAGTCCAAAAGTTGATTCATAAGATACAAGAGGATCCAACTGCTGTTCGTCACTATACATGGGATGAGACTGACCTTAGACGCAAGGGTCGCATTGTTCTAGTGGCTCACTCAGTTCAAATACCATCAATACTCCATGAATTTCACGCTTCACCAGCTGCAGGACATTCTGGTTACCTTCGAACATACAAACGACTCTCCCGCGCCTTTTACTGGAAAGGGATGcgcaaagaaataaaaaagtttGTCGAAGAATGCGACTTATGCCAGAGAAACAAGGGCGAAACGATGGTTAGTCCGGGTCTTTTACAACCACTACCAATTCCAGAGCATGTGTGGACAAACATTTCAATGGATTTTGTGGAAGGATTACCCTATCTCAAGGAAAGGATGTCATCTATGTGGTAGTTGATCGCCTCACCAAGTATGCACACTTCTGTCCTTTATCTCATCCATATACAGCTGTTGTTGTTGCCCAATTATTTGTTGATAATGTTTTCAAGCTACATGGAATGCCTCAGTCCATAGTCAGTGATCGAGATCCGGTGTTCACTAGTACATTTTGGAAAGAGCTTTTTCGTTTGCAGGGTACACAACTGAAAATGAGTACTTCTTACCACCCTCAAACGGATGGACAAACCGAAGTGGTTAATAGGTGCTTAGAGAATTATTTGAGGTGCTTTACTGGTGAGCGGCCGAAGGATTGGGTCAAGTGGCTTCCTTGGGCTGAATGGTGGTACAATACAACATTTCACTCATCCATCAAGAAAACACCATTTGAAGCTTTGTACGGTCGTCCTCCTCCACTAATTACTTCATATGTTCAGGGAAGTTCAAGTGTTCATCAAGTGGATTGTGACCTAAGGGATAGAGACAGAATGTTGGAGCTCTTAAAGCATAATTTGGTTGATGCACAGGCTAGAATGAAACAGCAGGCTGGCAAACATCGCAGTGAACGTCAATTTGATGTCGGTGATTGGGTGTTTCTACGACTCCAGCCCTATAAGCAAACCTCAGTTTCAGTTCGTGCCTCCAAGAAGCTATCTCCTCGCTTTTATGGCCCTTACGAAGTCCTTGCACGCATTGGTCTAGTAGCTTACAAGCTTGACTTGCCTGAGGGGACTAAAATACACCCTGTCTTTCATGTTTCTTGTCTTAAAAAGAAGCTGGGTGCTCAAGTTTTTGCCCAAAGTCAGCTCCCGGATGTTTCTCTTTCTGGAGAGTTCAAGTTTGAACCAGAAACAATCCTAGAACGAAGGCTTGTTAAGCGTAATAATTGAGCTGATGTGGATCTTCTCATCAAGTGGGCAAATTTACCGATTGAGGATGCTACATGAGAGCCTTATGATTCAATCAAGGAGAAGTTTCCAGACTTCATTCCAACTCAACCTTGAGGACAAGGTTTATTTCCAGAGGAGATGAATGATAGAGTTTTTAATTTCTCTTTTTGGTATCTGCTTATCTAGAATTATGTGTCTAGAAATATCTATGGCATATTTCCCTATGTTATTAATTAGGTTGGGATAATATATGAGTCATAATCTGGAATGTGTATCTACTCCATATAAGAATATAAGAATGACCATTTACTGTAATCTATTCTCAAGTAATGAACTATTCAACTTATTAAGGTTTGGAGGCCAGATCCCTCGAAGTGATCCTTTCCTTTCTTCCCTCATATTACCCTTCTGCCCTATTAATCTTCCAACTGATAGAACTTGGTTCCATCAATTTCAGACGATCCGTGGTGGAAGCCCTACCCGGACTACGAGCGCCGCTACCGTCGCAAGAAGACGAGGACGAGGAGAATGAGCTCGCCGGTAGTAAGCGGCGGAAGCGCGCGAGGAATGAAGAGGAGGAAGGGAGGTTGCAGCAGATAGAGGGTGCGCACATTCGGAAAATCCAGCAGCGTAACGGTCACGCTCCGTCATCCtcatcgtcgtcgtcgtcggcgGCGGCgtctgaagaagaagatgatgaggagTCTACGTCGGAGGACGCAGTATACGGCGAGGAGTTGGAGGCTAAGTTTGATTTAATGAAATCGATGCTGCGGGAATCGTATGCCGATCCGAAAAGCGGCGGAAAATCCAAACCGGCGGC from Argentina anserina chromosome 2, drPotAnse1.1, whole genome shotgun sequence carries:
- the LOC126783104 gene encoding 17.1 kDa class II heat shock protein-like, whose translation is MDFRIMGLDAPIITALQHLAELPEETEKSTFNAPTRTYVRDAKAMASTPADVKEYPNSYVFVIDMPGLKSGDIKVQVEDDNVLLISGERKREDEKEGAKYVRMERRVGKFMRKFVLPENANVEAISAVCQDGVLTVTVEKLPPPQPKKPKTIEVKIA
- the LOC126783093 gene encoding 25S rRNA (cytosine-C(5))-methyltransferase NSUN5, giving the protein MARTRVAATPPSTETRRRINMERSALFARREAAKVLKQVLQGDSRRRSVGSIKSLVYSPSVRNKKGTFAVVCETLKHLKIIKQVLKAADVLNSKWRKQDELVYIVTYDILFGQVTSSTGDAERFLLLRKGALQAALDRLLVKKKVKSVEELIALDQTPEISKPRYVRVNTLKIDVDTALLELQKQYKVQKDDLVSNLLILPPGSDLHDHPLIVNGSVFMQGKASSMVAAALAPKPGWEVLDACSAPGNKTVHLAALMGSEGKIIACELNEERVKRLKETVRLSGASNIKVLHGDFLQLNPEDPAYSKVRAILLDPSCSGSGTASARLDHLLPSSAPDHSADFTETERLNKLAAFQKKALVHALSFPEVERIVYSTCSVNQIENEDVVNSVLPLAESYGFELETAFPKWHRRGLPVFKGAERLLRTDPVQDKEGFFIALFVRKGSYQSEEPDLTYAKNTHRKQHARKRIVVPPTTNLFKIWSHAMLNRPTCSCCG
- the LOC126784246 gene encoding 17.1 kDa class II heat shock protein-like translates to MDLMTPLRNMGVDTNLMDALHDLLDISDENNQSSHQAPSRQYFREAKAMSTTPADAKETPNAFIFVIDVPGLKPDQIKVQLEDENVLVVSGERKREKERDQGVKYLRMERRLGKYLKKFVLPENAETDKISAECQDGVLTVVVDKKPPPEPKKRKTIEVRVVSTQEGQGGQLGQEGQSAD